One window of Cohnella hashimotonis genomic DNA carries:
- a CDS encoding PLP-dependent aminotransferase family protein → MNYRYSSRLGSFSSSAVREILKLTQGDSIISFAGGLPAEEHFPVAAVSEAFQRVMAQGNKALQYGLTEGYLPLREALCERMARKGCTVTPDDLLLTTGSQQAIDLLTRIYIDPGDTILVERPTYLSALQVFRSYGAETVSVEGDSDGLDLADLEAKLLKYKPKMLYVIPTFSNPTGKAWNLERRKAVLELCQRTDTLILEDDPYGELKFGDASLTYPSIFSLAPSVAGSCVVYTSTFSKTVAPGLRTGWVMADADIIRNMARAKQAADLQSSTLDQQTLYQLLTHFDLDGHIEFVRTEYEKRMENMVGLLQQEAWPGVKWEVPKGGMFIWIEFPSSVNTADLLKTAVEHGVAFVPGVSFYAEQPELNKARFNFSYTDEERSRQGIARLSKALAHVGVGV, encoded by the coding sequence ATGAATTATAGATACTCCTCCAGACTCGGGAGCTTCTCCTCCTCGGCAGTCCGGGAAATTTTGAAGCTGACGCAAGGGGATTCGATCATCTCCTTCGCCGGCGGGCTGCCCGCTGAGGAGCACTTCCCGGTCGCCGCGGTGTCCGAAGCGTTCCAGCGCGTGATGGCGCAAGGCAACAAAGCGCTCCAATACGGCCTTACCGAAGGCTACCTGCCGCTGCGCGAGGCGCTTTGCGAGCGTATGGCGCGCAAGGGCTGTACCGTCACGCCTGATGACCTGCTGCTCACGACCGGCTCGCAGCAGGCGATCGATTTGCTGACGCGCATCTATATCGACCCGGGCGATACGATTCTCGTCGAACGTCCGACCTATTTGTCCGCGCTGCAGGTATTCCGCTCCTACGGGGCGGAGACCGTGTCCGTGGAAGGGGACAGCGACGGCCTGGACCTTGCGGATCTGGAAGCCAAGCTGCTCAAGTACAAGCCGAAGATGCTGTACGTCATTCCGACGTTCTCGAATCCGACCGGCAAAGCCTGGAATCTCGAACGCCGCAAAGCCGTGCTCGAGCTGTGCCAGCGTACGGATACGCTGATCCTCGAGGACGATCCGTACGGCGAACTGAAGTTCGGCGACGCGTCGCTGACGTATCCGTCGATTTTCTCGCTGGCGCCATCCGTCGCAGGCTCTTGCGTCGTTTATACGAGCACCTTCTCCAAGACGGTCGCTCCCGGTCTGCGCACCGGCTGGGTGATGGCGGATGCGGATATCATCCGCAACATGGCGCGCGCCAAGCAGGCGGCCGACCTGCAGTCCAGCACACTGGACCAGCAGACGCTGTACCAGCTGTTGACGCATTTCGATCTGGACGGTCACATCGAATTCGTCCGCACGGAGTATGAGAAGCGGATGGAGAACATGGTCGGTCTGCTGCAGCAGGAAGCATGGCCGGGCGTCAAATGGGAAGTGCCGAAGGGCGGCATGTTCATCTGGATCGAATTCCCGTCCTCGGTGAATACGGCCGATCTGCTGAAGACCGCAGTCGAGCACGGCGTCGCCTTCGTACCCGGCGTCTCCTTCTACGCCGAGCAGCCGGAACTGAACAAGGCGCGCTTTAACTTCTCGTACACGGACGAGGAGCGTTCGCGGCAGGGCATCGCGAGGCTGTCCAAGGCGCTGGCGCATGTTGGCGTCGGGGTGTAA
- a CDS encoding 2-isopropylmalate synthase, with the protein MRKIYMFDTTLRDGEQSPGVNLNTQEKVEIALQLEKLGIDRIEAGFPIASPGDLAAVGAVARAVKNASVTGLARSREKDIDAVVEALKGAQDPRIHIFLATSPIHRKHKLRMEKHEVLEAAEAMIKYAKKHFSQVEFSAEDAGRTEIDFLVEVTALAVKLGVSVVNLPDTVGYLSPYEYGNIFKTMKEQVPGIEKVQLSAHCHDDLGLATANALAAIQNGADQIEGTINGIGERAGNTALEEVALALYTRGEFFQATTGLNLQEIAKTSRLVSKLTGMPVPGNKAIVGANAFAHESGIHQDGVLKEKTTYEIISPATIGMKDSKLVLGKHSGRHAFREKLVDLGFEGLSEEQVNAAFGKFKDLADRKKDVSNEDILALLEEKIIETPEVFALEQLVVSFDSHAVPSATVKLKTPAGIGSHTAEGNGSVDAIYHAINAQTGEVVELDDYTIKSVTDGTDALGEVHVVLKQGEYSAQGRGVSTDILEASARAYVDALNRLVEKRQEPPRTKRDRDNVTLI; encoded by the coding sequence ATGCGCAAAATTTATATGTTCGATACGACGCTCCGCGACGGTGAGCAGTCCCCGGGCGTCAACCTGAATACGCAGGAGAAGGTCGAGATCGCCCTGCAGCTCGAAAAGCTCGGCATCGACCGGATCGAAGCCGGCTTCCCGATCGCTTCGCCCGGCGACCTCGCCGCGGTGGGTGCGGTCGCCCGCGCCGTCAAGAACGCGTCCGTCACCGGATTGGCCCGTTCCCGCGAGAAGGACATCGACGCGGTCGTCGAAGCGCTGAAGGGCGCCCAGGATCCGCGCATCCACATCTTCCTCGCCACCTCGCCGATCCATCGCAAGCACAAGCTGCGCATGGAAAAGCACGAGGTGCTCGAAGCGGCGGAAGCGATGATCAAGTACGCGAAGAAGCACTTTTCCCAAGTGGAGTTCTCGGCGGAGGACGCCGGCCGCACGGAGATCGACTTCCTCGTCGAAGTGACAGCGCTTGCCGTCAAGCTGGGCGTATCCGTCGTGAACCTCCCGGACACGGTCGGCTACCTATCGCCTTACGAATACGGCAATATTTTCAAGACGATGAAGGAGCAAGTGCCCGGCATCGAGAAAGTGCAGTTGTCGGCGCATTGCCATGACGATCTGGGCTTGGCGACGGCCAACGCGCTGGCCGCGATTCAGAACGGCGCCGATCAGATCGAAGGCACGATCAACGGCATCGGCGAGCGCGCCGGCAACACGGCGCTTGAAGAAGTGGCGCTTGCGCTTTACACGCGCGGGGAGTTCTTCCAGGCGACGACCGGCCTGAACTTGCAGGAGATCGCCAAGACGAGCCGCCTCGTCAGCAAGCTGACGGGTATGCCTGTGCCCGGTAACAAGGCGATCGTCGGCGCGAACGCGTTCGCGCACGAATCCGGCATTCACCAGGACGGCGTATTGAAGGAGAAGACGACGTACGAGATCATTTCTCCGGCGACGATCGGCATGAAGGACAGCAAGCTCGTCCTCGGCAAGCATTCCGGCCGTCACGCTTTCCGCGAGAAGCTCGTCGATCTCGGCTTCGAAGGCTTGTCCGAGGAGCAGGTCAACGCCGCCTTCGGCAAGTTCAAGGACTTGGCCGATCGCAAGAAGGATGTCTCCAACGAAGATATTCTGGCGCTGCTCGAGGAGAAGATCATTGAGACGCCCGAAGTATTCGCACTCGAACAGCTCGTCGTATCGTTCGACAGCCATGCCGTGCCCAGCGCGACGGTCAAGCTGAAGACGCCGGCCGGCATCGGGTCGCATACGGCTGAGGGCAACGGCTCCGTTGATGCGATCTATCACGCGATCAATGCCCAGACGGGCGAGGTCGTCGAGCTGGACGACTATACGATCAAGTCGGTTACGGACGGCACGGACGCGCTTGGCGAGGTCCACGTCGTTCTCAAGCAGGGCGAGTACAGCGCGCAAGGCCGCGGCGTGAGCACCGACATTCTCGAAGCGAGCGCGCGCGCTTATGTCGATGCGCTGAACCGCCTTGTCGAGAAGCGGCAGGAGCCGCCTCGCACCAAGCGGGACCGCGACAACGTCACGTTGATTTAA
- the ilvC gene encoding ketol-acid reductoisomerase — MAVKLFHEKDADLGALQNKTIAVIGYGSQGHAQAQNLRDSGLQVIIGLREGKSAQAARNDGFEVFPVAEAVSKADVVQILMPDETQARVYREEIEPNLKKGAALMFSHGFNVHFGQIVAPKDADVLLVAPKSPGHMVRRTYVEGFGVPGLIAIHQNGTGKAFEIGMAYAKGIGCTRAGVIETSFREETETDLFGEQAVLCGGATALVKAGFETLVEGGYAPEMAYFEVLHELKLIVDMMYEGGLASMRSSISNTAEYGDYVTGPRVVTDETKKAMKAVLTDIQTGKFARDFILENQSGNAFMTATRRIEAEHPIEVVGAQLRGLMHWIKK; from the coding sequence CCGACCTCGGCGCCCTGCAAAACAAAACGATCGCGGTCATCGGCTACGGCAGCCAAGGCCACGCCCAAGCGCAAAACCTGCGCGACAGCGGCCTGCAAGTCATCATCGGCCTTCGCGAAGGCAAGTCCGCTCAAGCGGCTCGCAACGACGGCTTCGAGGTATTTCCGGTAGCGGAAGCTGTCTCCAAGGCAGATGTCGTGCAGATCCTGATGCCTGACGAAACGCAAGCACGCGTTTACCGCGAAGAGATCGAGCCGAACCTGAAGAAGGGCGCAGCTCTCATGTTCTCCCACGGCTTCAACGTTCACTTCGGCCAGATCGTCGCTCCGAAGGATGCCGACGTCCTCCTCGTCGCGCCGAAGTCGCCGGGCCACATGGTTCGCCGTACGTACGTCGAAGGCTTCGGCGTTCCCGGCCTGATCGCGATCCACCAGAACGGCACCGGCAAGGCGTTCGAGATCGGCATGGCTTATGCCAAGGGCATCGGCTGTACCCGCGCGGGCGTCATCGAGACTTCGTTCCGCGAAGAGACCGAGACCGACCTGTTCGGCGAGCAAGCCGTTCTGTGCGGCGGCGCTACGGCGCTCGTCAAAGCCGGCTTCGAAACGCTGGTCGAAGGCGGCTACGCGCCTGAGATGGCTTACTTCGAAGTGCTTCACGAGCTCAAGCTGATCGTCGACATGATGTACGAAGGCGGCCTCGCTTCGATGCGCAGCTCGATCTCCAACACGGCTGAGTACGGCGACTACGTCACCGGCCCGCGCGTCGTCACCGACGAAACGAAGAAGGCGATGAAGGCTGTTCTGACGGACATCCAAACGGGCAAGTTCGCTCGCGACTTTATTCTCGAGAACCAATCCGGCAACGCGTTCATGACGGCTACCCGCCGCATCGAAGCGGAGCACCCGATCGAAGTCGTCGGCGCGCAGCTGCGCGGCCTGATGCACTGGATCAAGAAGTAA